The Pandoraea apista genomic interval GGTGAGTGCTGCAAAGAGGACGGAAATCGCGAGCGTAGCGACGAAGATCGAAAGCGCCGTGGTACCGGGAGCGACTATGGCGCCGACGAAGGCGACGGCAATTCCCAGGCATGCGCCGAGGAATACGCCGGCGGTGGCTTTGGCCATCCAGCGCAAATTGGCAGGCTGAATGGCCGCGTTGCGCTTGCGACGCGATTCGAGCCACAGCAGGTTGCCGCTGTAGACCAGCACAGCGCCCATCAGCCCAAGCACGAAGTACACCCAGCGCATGGCGTCGCCCGCGAAGTTACCGAAGTGCGCGCCATAGATCATGCTCAACACCGCGTGGTTCGTGTCGCGCGCGCCCGGGCTGTGTTGACCGACGATCTCTCCGTCGTTCAGACGCACGGCCACGGCGGCGAAAACCCCCAACGAGTCGCTGGCCTCGCCGTAGACTTCGGCCACTGCGTCAGGCTTGCCGTAACGGGTCCAGGCCACGGCGGTGGCCTCCATGTCGGGCGCCGCATGTTCGGCGCGTGCAAGCACGGCCTGCAAGTCGAGCGGCTTGCCGTCCACCGGGGCGATTTTGGCAGGCACAGCGCCGGTGACCTGCGGGATCTGCGACATCAGCTTGCCTTCGAACGTCACGACGTTAAACGCCATCATGAGCGGCAGGCTCAGGCACAGCAGCGCGCCTGTGAGGGCGAAAACGATGTGAAACGGCAGACTCAGCACGCCGATGGCGTTGTGGGCGTCTTGCCAGAAGCGCTTGAGATTGCGCCCCGGGCGCAGCGCGAAAATGTCACGCGTTACGCGCGGCAAATGCACGATCACGCCGGAGATCAGTGCCATGCCGTAGAACAGGGACACCACCCCCATCAGGTACAGGCCATATGTCGGGATCGACAGCGAGTAGTGCAGCGCGTTGATCGTGCTCGACAGACCGGGGCGCGCGTTGCCAATGACCAGAGAGGGCGCAGCCCCTTCGGCGCCCAGGCCCAGACGCGCCTGCATCCATTCGCCGTTGGGCTCCTGCCAGTAGGC includes:
- a CDS encoding PepSY-associated TM helix domain-containing protein, with translation MRAQTLRQYLSVHTWAGIVAGFALFIAMLGGALTVFHHEIERWEQPATRHAPLSLAQTEQLAERVRETYPAAREQMGVVLPNHSPTPFAYWQEPNGEWMQARLGLGAEGAAPSLVIGNARPGLSSTINALHYSLSIPTYGLYLMGVVSLFYGMALISGVIVHLPRVTRDIFALRPGRNLKRFWQDAHNAIGVLSLPFHIVFALTGALLCLSLPLMMAFNVVTFEGKLMSQIPQVTGAVPAKIAPVDGKPLDLQAVLARAEHAAPDMEATAVAWTRYGKPDAVAEVYGEASDSLGVFAAVAVRLNDGEIVGQHSPGARDTNHAVLSMIYGAHFGNFAGDAMRWVYFVLGLMGAVLVYSGNLLWLESRRKRNAAIQPANLRWMAKATAGVFLGACLGIAVAFVGAIVAPGTTALSIFVATLAISVLFAALTAPPVAATGLLAATALACVAIPVLDAALTPDNLVHSMVSGDWVLAGVDLIAVVCAAIFALFARATWQRARRGDPNSVWARPAASNGQTLHDTDPAHTAERTAAACQDTANTTTALPEQPDPART